From one uncultured Paludibacter sp. genomic stretch:
- a CDS encoding conserved hypothetical protein (Evidence 4 : Unknown function but conserved in other organisms) gives MERYLNYNTVLKSEFSERIQKISINAGFTCPNRDGSKGTGGCTYCNNQTFSPEYCKPTKSVSQQIEEGITFFHHKYQSQLYFAYFQSYTNTYDSIENLTKIYSEALSHPKVTGLVVGTRPDCINDELLDYFAELNREYYVMIEYGIESTDDETLKIINRGHNYASAVEAVTKTAQKGLNVGAHLILGFPFEDKEKIILHAKRISELPLSAIKLHQLQLVKGTKMATQFAMHPEWFHLYTADEYIDLAIDFLEYLNPTIAVERFVSQSPKELLIAPDWGLKNFEFVHKLEKRLEERNTWQGRKRFG, from the coding sequence ATGGAAAGATACTTAAATTACAACACGGTACTCAAATCCGAATTTTCCGAACGTATTCAGAAAATTTCGATAAATGCCGGCTTTACATGTCCTAATCGTGATGGAAGTAAAGGTACAGGAGGTTGTACGTATTGCAATAATCAAACTTTTAGTCCCGAATATTGTAAACCTACCAAATCTGTTTCACAACAAATAGAAGAAGGAATTACTTTTTTTCATCATAAATATCAATCTCAGTTGTATTTTGCTTATTTTCAGAGTTATACAAACACTTACGATTCCATTGAAAATCTGACAAAAATTTATTCTGAAGCTCTTTCACACCCAAAAGTAACTGGACTTGTCGTAGGAACGCGCCCTGATTGCATTAATGATGAATTGCTTGATTATTTTGCGGAATTAAACCGGGAATATTATGTGATGATTGAATACGGCATTGAAAGCACCGATGATGAAACCTTAAAAATTATTAACCGCGGACATAATTATGCATCAGCAGTAGAAGCTGTAACAAAAACAGCCCAAAAAGGATTGAATGTAGGTGCGCATCTTATTTTAGGATTTCCGTTTGAAGATAAAGAAAAGATTATTTTACATGCAAAAAGAATCTCAGAATTGCCTCTTTCCGCCATTAAACTTCACCAGTTGCAATTGGTAAAAGGAACAAAAATGGCAACACAATTTGCAATGCATCCGGAATGGTTTCATCTCTACACGGCAGATGAATATATTGATTTGGCAATTGACTTCTTAGAATATTTGAACCCGACAATCGCTGTTGAACGCTTTGTATCACAATCACCAAAAGAATTACTTATTGCACCTGATTGGGGATTAAAAAACTTTGAGTTCGTACACAAATTGGAAAAGAGACTGGAAGAAAGAAACACATGGCAAGGACGAAAAAGATTCGGATAA
- the pgcA gene encoding Phosphoglucomutase, which translates to MDNNLLKEVTAKAQVWLDGNYDAETKAEVKKMMEAEDKTELIEAFYKDLEFGTGGLRGIMGVGTNRMNIYTVGAATQGLSNYLKAQFPDIPQISVAIGHDCRNNSRKFAEISANIFSANGIKVYLFEDLRPTPETSFAIRHFGCQSGIILTASHNPKEYNGYKAYWNDGAQLVAPHDVNVIAEVEKIKDVNDIKFEGNPALIEIIGEDVDKLYIEKIKTLSLSPDSITRNKDLKIVYTPIHGTGVKLIPRTLREYGFTNVIDVPEQNVISGNFPTVVSPNPEEPAALDMAIQKAKETDADMVMASDPDADRIGIAVKNDKGEWILVNGNQTCLIFTYYLIKRWKELGKLQGNEYVVKTIVTTEVIKDVANKENVEIFDCYTGFKWIASVIRENEGKKVYIGGGEESYGYLPEDFVRDKDAVSSCVLIAEITAWAKDNGKSLYQLLQDIYIEYGYGKEKGISVVRKGKSGADEIQQMMTNFRTNPPKEIAGSQVKTIKDYKTLKMTDVHSGNVTDLEMPATSNVLQFFTEDGTKISVRPSGTEPKIKFYIEVRGQIKTREDYNLAEAAADEKINAVRADLGI; encoded by the coding sequence ATGGACAATAATTTATTAAAAGAAGTAACAGCCAAAGCACAAGTTTGGTTAGATGGAAATTATGATGCAGAAACCAAAGCGGAAGTCAAGAAAATGATGGAAGCTGAAGATAAAACCGAACTTATTGAAGCATTTTATAAAGATTTAGAATTTGGCACAGGCGGTTTGCGCGGTATTATGGGCGTGGGAACCAATCGTATGAATATTTACACTGTTGGAGCTGCCACACAAGGTTTGAGCAATTATTTAAAAGCACAATTTCCGGATATACCTCAAATCAGCGTAGCTATCGGACACGACTGTCGTAACAACAGCCGTAAATTTGCTGAAATTTCTGCTAATATTTTCTCTGCAAACGGTATTAAAGTATATCTTTTTGAAGATCTTCGTCCTACTCCTGAAACTTCATTTGCAATTCGCCATTTTGGTTGTCAGAGTGGAATAATTCTTACAGCATCTCATAATCCAAAAGAATATAATGGTTACAAAGCATATTGGAATGATGGAGCACAATTGGTTGCGCCACACGATGTAAATGTAATTGCCGAAGTGGAAAAAATCAAGGACGTTAATGACATTAAATTTGAAGGAAATCCTGCTTTAATTGAAATTATCGGCGAAGACGTAGATAAATTGTACATTGAAAAAATAAAAACATTATCGTTATCGCCCGATTCCATTACTCGGAATAAAGATTTAAAAATCGTTTACACACCAATTCATGGAACGGGTGTGAAACTTATTCCCAGAACCTTACGTGAATATGGTTTTACAAATGTTATTGATGTTCCCGAACAAAATGTTATCAGTGGTAATTTCCCTACGGTAGTTTCTCCAAATCCCGAAGAACCTGCAGCTTTAGATATGGCTATTCAAAAAGCCAAAGAAACCGATGCAGATATGGTAATGGCTTCGGATCCTGATGCTGATCGAATTGGAATTGCCGTGAAAAATGATAAAGGCGAATGGATTTTAGTAAACGGAAACCAAACTTGCCTTATTTTTACTTATTATTTAATTAAACGCTGGAAAGAACTTGGCAAACTTCAAGGGAACGAGTATGTTGTAAAAACAATTGTAACTACCGAAGTCATTAAAGATGTAGCAAATAAAGAAAATGTGGAGATTTTTGATTGTTACACCGGTTTCAAATGGATTGCAAGTGTAATTCGCGAAAACGAAGGCAAAAAAGTGTATATTGGAGGCGGTGAAGAAAGTTACGGTTACCTCCCCGAAGATTTTGTACGTGATAAAGATGCTGTTTCATCTTGTGTTTTAATAGCGGAAATTACCGCGTGGGCAAAAGACAACGGAAAATCGCTTTATCAATTGCTTCAAGACATATATATTGAATACGGTTACGGCAAAGAAAAAGGTATTTCTGTTGTTCGTAAAGGAAAATCAGGCGCAGATGAAATACAGCAAATGATGACCAATTTCCGTACAAATCCACCTAAAGAAATTGCAGGTTCACAGGTAAAAACGATAAAGGATTACAAAACATTGAAAATGACTGACGTTCATTCAGGAAATGTAACTGATCTGGAAATGCCCGCAACTTCCAATGTATTGCAATTTTTCACCGAAGACGGAACAAAAATTTCCGTTCGTCCTTCGGGAACAGAACCAAAAATTAAATTCTACATTGAAGTGCGCGGACAAATAAAGACCCGTGAAGATTACAATCTTGCAGAAGCTGCCGCAGATGAAAAAATCAACGCAGTAAGAGCTGATTTGGGAATTTAA
- a CDS encoding Lysine exporter protein (LYSE/YGGA), with the protein MIDIIIHGIVIGLSISVPLGPIGMLCIQRTLSRGQKYGLATGFGATTSDLFYTIVTLFFLSFVVDFIDAHKLVIQIIGAVLVVAFGVWIFRTNPVTQPRAQDKKIQHSLFEDYITSFFLTLSNPLILFVLIALFAHFTFITHETKFFEMVLGLASISLGAGAWWFILTYFASHFRNRINVRELKLVNQITGGFIILLGVIGILKSIF; encoded by the coding sequence ATGATTGACATAATAATACACGGGATAGTAATCGGATTGAGTATTTCAGTTCCTTTGGGACCTATAGGAATGTTATGCATCCAACGTACGTTAAGCAGAGGACAAAAATATGGTTTAGCTACGGGTTTTGGAGCAACCACTTCCGATTTGTTTTATACAATTGTCACCTTGTTTTTTTTGAGTTTTGTGGTCGATTTTATTGATGCTCACAAACTTGTAATTCAAATTATTGGTGCGGTGTTGGTAGTTGCTTTTGGAGTGTGGATTTTTAGAACAAACCCTGTAACACAACCGCGTGCTCAAGATAAAAAAATACAACATTCATTATTTGAAGATTATATAACTTCTTTTTTTCTGACGCTCTCCAATCCGTTGATTTTATTTGTTTTAATAGCGCTTTTTGCGCATTTTACGTTTATTACGCACGAAACAAAATTTTTTGAAATGGTATTAGGTTTGGCTTCTATTTCATTGGGAGCCGGAGCGTGGTGGTTTATTCTCACATATTTTGCCAGCCATTTCAGAAATAGAATTAATGTACGTGAATTGAAATTGGTAAATCAAATAACCGGCGGATTTATTATTCTTTTAGGCGTAATCGGGATATTAAAAAGCATTTTTTAA
- a CDS encoding hypothetical protein (Evidence 5 : Unknown function), with the protein MLVVSFFSLNLYQDNKLKIIPLEKNIYNILSKTWIFLGTNFEETQCKLNFNSKMKKLTTFLAAFLLFVSVSQAQDINKLFKKYAGNDRFEYVSVGSLLMKFAKVFITDDYSDLTSRMKGLKILTLSQTDEKDALFTKFQGEITKLVNNKDFETMVASRSKGEDANIYRRITKKDNADVLIIVKNKNEINVIWFNGKATKEELDKIFTDENESDDSDE; encoded by the coding sequence ATGTTGGTTGTCAGTTTTTTTAGTCTCAATTTATATCAAGATAATAAACTTAAAATTATTCCGTTGGAAAAAAACATATACAACATACTGTCAAAAACATGGATATTTTTAGGCACAAATTTCGAAGAAACACAATGTAAATTAAATTTTAATTCAAAAATGAAAAAATTAACCACTTTTTTAGCTGCATTTTTATTATTTGTATCGGTATCACAAGCACAAGATATTAATAAGTTATTTAAAAAATATGCTGGCAATGACCGCTTTGAATACGTATCGGTAGGTTCACTCCTTATGAAATTTGCCAAAGTTTTCATTACAGATGATTACAGTGATTTAACTTCGAGAATGAAAGGATTAAAAATTCTCACGCTCAGTCAAACTGATGAAAAAGACGCACTTTTTACTAAATTTCAAGGCGAAATTACAAAACTTGTAAATAATAAAGATTTTGAAACAATGGTAGCAAGTCGCTCCAAGGGAGAAGATGCAAACATTTACCGTAGAATAACTAAAAAAGATAACGCAGACGTATTAATTATTGTGAAAAATAAAAATGAAATCAACGTTATTTGGTTCAATGGAAAAGCTACCAAAGAAGAACTGGATAAAATATTCACAGATGAAAATGAAAGTGATGATTCTGATGAATAA
- a CDS encoding exported hypothetical protein (Evidence 5 : Unknown function), giving the protein MKKINLLLIIIVALSATTVKAQNLDRFFNKYAKDNNFQYTAIDNTSDLSKNKKIKGVSKLLKKVEGVKVLKLNITNDNAPLANEFARDIYSTFTNKKFETIVSNDNEDGNVNILKRVLKDKQTDIIVINKEGKEIILIWLKGDVNES; this is encoded by the coding sequence ATGAAAAAAATTAATTTGCTTCTAATAATCATAGTTGCATTATCAGCAACAACCGTAAAAGCCCAAAATTTAGACAGGTTTTTTAATAAATATGCCAAAGACAACAATTTTCAATATACAGCTATTGATAACACTTCCGACCTTAGTAAAAATAAAAAAATAAAAGGGGTCTCAAAATTATTAAAGAAAGTAGAAGGGGTGAAAGTTCTAAAATTAAATATAACAAACGATAACGCGCCTTTAGCTAACGAATTTGCCCGGGATATTTATTCTACTTTTACAAATAAAAAATTTGAGACTATAGTTTCAAATGATAACGAAGACGGTAATGTAAATATTTTAAAAAGAGTACTAAAAGATAAACAAACAGATATTATTGTCATTAATAAAGAAGGAAAAGAAATCATTTTAATCTGGCTTAAAGGAGACGTTAATGAAAGTTGA
- a CDS encoding exported hypothetical protein (Evidence 5 : Unknown function), which produces MKKTFILASLLLIFAAGAQAQSLNGFFEKYADDERFSYTKIGKNMQTLTLEINATNKALAESVEKEVLEIMKKENFELQVASREKSERSYIYSHPKEGNNQGETVIINRDKTEINILWTVDKGKKGLFNMGEFQKLGDLSQLQSLGMLQGLQGLQGLQGLENLEELKNLKGLENLENLKDLQLPSGDYKIPENGMLKKTDKDSTNNKK; this is translated from the coding sequence ATGAAAAAAACATTTATTCTTGCCTCTTTGCTGCTGATTTTTGCAGCGGGGGCTCAAGCACAAAGTTTAAACGGCTTTTTTGAGAAATATGCCGACGACGAACGTTTCTCGTACACAAAAATCGGGAAAAATATGCAGACACTTACTCTGGAAATTAATGCTACAAACAAAGCGCTGGCTGAATCCGTAGAAAAAGAAGTTCTTGAAATTATGAAAAAAGAAAACTTTGAATTACAGGTTGCTTCACGCGAAAAAAGTGAACGTTCATACATTTATTCGCATCCAAAAGAAGGCAATAATCAAGGTGAAACCGTTATTATAAACAGAGATAAAACCGAAATTAATATTTTGTGGACGGTAGATAAAGGTAAAAAAGGATTATTCAATATGGGCGAATTTCAAAAACTTGGAGATTTAAGCCAGCTTCAAAGTTTGGGAATGCTTCAAGGATTACAAGGACTTCAGGGATTACAAGGACTTGAAAATTTGGAAGAACTTAAAAACCTCAAAGGGTTAGAAAATTTGGAGAATCTAAAAGATTTGCAATTACCTTCCGGAGATTATAAAATACCTGAGAACGGAATGTTGAAAAAAACAGATAAAGATTCAACTAACAATAAAAAGTAG
- a CDS encoding conserved hypothetical protein (Evidence 4 : Unknown function but conserved in other organisms) yields the protein MNRIDDLLEKYFAGKTSLQEEKELKTYYKQGNIIPAHQKYAPLFQAFENEREIISQKTEIKSAKNISLRQRIMIITSSVAAACLLILFIARYQTNDENYMIVHGKRINNSEMARNFANAKIEKSLNVIHKSLASYKDNKLVREKLNEIEKQIKIEK from the coding sequence ATGAACAGAATAGATGATTTATTGGAAAAATATTTTGCAGGAAAAACTTCGCTGCAAGAAGAAAAAGAGTTGAAAACATATTATAAACAAGGAAATATTATTCCCGCACATCAAAAGTATGCTCCTCTTTTTCAGGCATTTGAAAATGAAAGAGAAATTATTTCGCAAAAAACGGAAATAAAATCAGCAAAAAACATTTCTTTACGTCAGCGAATAATGATTATAACTTCAAGCGTAGCTGCCGCTTGTTTGCTGATACTGTTTATAGCCCGTTATCAAACAAATGATGAAAATTATATGATTGTACACGGAAAACGCATCAACAATTCTGAAATGGCACGCAATTTTGCCAATGCAAAGATTGAAAAATCATTGAACGTGATTCATAAAAGTCTAGCATCGTACAAAGACAATAAACTGGTGCGGGAAAAACTAAACGAAATTGAAAAACAAATTAAAATTGAAAAATAA
- a CDS encoding RNA polymerase, sigma-24 subunit, ECF subfamily, with translation MDAREFNALFSTLSDKLFRMAKSMLQNTDEAKDAVQDLQLKLWEKRETLDYAENKFTFTLKTMRNLCIDTLRKKHYSENLPQEMEHHAPTPTQQLEIRDMANYASSLIDKLPEIQRTVMRMRDVEEMEIAEIAYITELSENAVCVNLSRARAKIRTQLLKELQTRN, from the coding sequence ATGGATGCTCGAGAATTTAATGCACTTTTTTCCACGCTTTCGGATAAGCTTTTCCGTATGGCAAAATCCATGCTTCAAAATACGGACGAAGCAAAAGATGCCGTACAGGATTTGCAACTAAAACTTTGGGAAAAACGCGAAACATTAGATTACGCCGAAAACAAATTTACATTCACGCTGAAAACAATGCGAAATTTGTGTATTGACACACTGCGAAAAAAACATTACTCGGAAAATTTACCGCAAGAAATGGAACATCACGCTCCTACTCCCACACAGCAGTTGGAAATACGCGATATGGCAAATTACGCAAGTTCGCTCATTGACAAATTACCTGAAATTCAACGCACCGTAATGCGTATGCGCGACGTGGAAGAAATGGAAATAGCCGAAATTGCTTACATTACCGAACTTTCTGAAAATGCCGTTTGTGTGAATCTTTCACGTGCGCGGGCAAAAATCAGAACACAACTTTTAAAAGAATTACAAACCAGAAATTAA
- a CDS encoding NLP/P60 protein, which yields MYTIITFPLIPMRIEADDCSEMISQLLFGEQIEILETNEKWYRIKNLTDNYEGWISRKTVNKKYFTEKPTDTSKFKPAKTAFVVCFKTSSVEKIILPGGSLIPPIQNEQFELLGEIYHFAQFEPSYSKSDLGALAVELAQQYINAPYLWGGKSVFGIDCSGLVQVVFSMIGKSLPRDASQQVELGEVVDFLEEVKAGDLAFFENEEGNIIHVGILINSHQIIHASGCAKIEIIDSQGIISSQTGEYTHKLRVIKRIV from the coding sequence ATGTACACCATCATTACATTTCCACTAATTCCTATGCGTATTGAAGCTGACGATTGCAGCGAAATGATTTCACAACTTCTTTTCGGTGAGCAAATTGAAATTTTAGAAACAAATGAAAAATGGTACCGTATAAAAAATCTCACCGATAATTACGAGGGCTGGATAAGTCGTAAAACAGTGAATAAAAAGTATTTTACGGAAAAACCGACAGACACATCCAAATTCAAACCTGCAAAAACAGCTTTTGTAGTGTGTTTCAAGACATCAAGTGTAGAAAAAATCATTCTTCCCGGCGGAAGTTTAATTCCTCCAATTCAGAACGAACAATTTGAACTGCTCGGTGAAATTTATCATTTTGCACAATTTGAACCTTCTTATTCCAAATCAGACTTAGGCGCGCTTGCGGTAGAACTTGCGCAGCAATACATTAACGCTCCTTATCTTTGGGGCGGAAAAAGTGTTTTTGGAATAGATTGTTCGGGATTGGTGCAAGTAGTTTTTTCTATGATAGGAAAATCGTTGCCGCGCGATGCATCACAACAAGTTGAATTAGGAGAAGTGGTGGATTTTCTCGAAGAAGTAAAAGCGGGCGATTTGGCATTTTTTGAAAACGAAGAGGGCAATATCATCCACGTAGGTATTCTTATTAATTCCCATCAAATTATTCACGCTTCCGGATGCGCAAAAATAGAAATAATTGATTCACAAGGAATTATTTCTTCTCAAACCGGAGAATATACCCATAAATTAAGAGTGATAAAAAGGATAGTTTAG